A single window of Methylacidimicrobium sp. AP8 DNA harbors:
- a CDS encoding HD family phosphohydrolase, which produces MSFFERWRLLRKGLACSRSRRASSSSPWREKLETDRRVRGLLFALFTALCIVCGSWPHSHPTYAVALLTTVLAVGIFIPMRIGLPDLFKSNSKLALVLAAVLINLYIGKAVYLWSMHQPGAEFRALYFYVPTAFAPLLTTSLLGSFPGLFTVFASSLFSAVLINQSIPLLVNNLVSGFVGVYMTRQVHRRRDIIQAGMAVGLVSLICAMAFGYVGETESDVLIEQGAWSVILGFLTGVFVNAILPFMEELFSVNTDFTWLELSDLNHPLLRRLAAEAPGTYHHSLMVANLAEAAAQRVGANPALCRVMAYFHDIGKLVNPQYFVENINEEENPHDRLSPSLSALVIVSHVKDGVELAQRYHLKRPIVEGIQQHHGDSLVYYFYQRALRTIEDCKVGIRILGASEKDVPGFDESQFRYPGPKPQSREVGILMLADVVESASRCLEKPTAQQIEEMVHELVEKKLADHQLDECDLTLKELRAIEATLSFTLKTMLHSRLRYPQKEKDGAEALPVQSATPGAPLPPSLATPVADGSSANRDTRQTVAYEH; this is translated from the coding sequence ATGAGCTTTTTCGAACGTTGGCGCTTGCTGCGCAAAGGGCTGGCCTGCAGCCGATCCCGGCGGGCGTCCAGCTCCTCTCCGTGGAGAGAGAAGCTGGAGACCGACAGGCGCGTCCGGGGTCTCCTCTTCGCCCTCTTCACCGCGCTTTGCATCGTCTGCGGTAGCTGGCCGCATTCCCATCCGACCTACGCGGTAGCCCTGCTCACGACCGTGCTGGCGGTCGGGATCTTTATCCCGATGCGGATCGGGCTGCCCGATCTCTTTAAGAGCAATTCCAAGCTAGCGCTCGTGCTGGCGGCCGTCCTCATCAATCTCTACATCGGCAAGGCCGTGTATCTCTGGTCGATGCACCAGCCGGGAGCCGAGTTCCGCGCTCTGTACTTCTATGTCCCGACCGCCTTTGCTCCCTTGCTGACGACCTCGCTTCTCGGCTCCTTCCCGGGCCTCTTCACGGTCTTCGCCTCCTCCTTGTTCAGCGCGGTCTTGATCAACCAGAGCATTCCGCTTCTGGTGAACAATCTGGTTTCCGGCTTTGTCGGGGTCTACATGACCCGGCAGGTGCATCGCCGCCGCGACATCATTCAAGCCGGGATGGCTGTAGGCTTGGTCAGCCTGATTTGCGCCATGGCCTTCGGCTACGTGGGCGAGACGGAGAGCGACGTGCTGATCGAGCAAGGGGCCTGGAGCGTCATCCTTGGTTTTTTGACCGGGGTCTTCGTCAACGCGATTCTGCCCTTCATGGAAGAGCTCTTTTCCGTGAATACCGACTTTACGTGGCTCGAGCTCTCGGATTTGAATCATCCTCTGCTGCGGCGACTGGCGGCCGAGGCGCCCGGAACCTATCACCACAGCCTGATGGTGGCGAATCTGGCCGAAGCCGCGGCGCAGAGGGTGGGAGCCAACCCGGCTCTCTGCCGGGTGATGGCCTACTTTCATGACATCGGGAAGCTGGTGAACCCCCAATATTTCGTGGAAAACATCAACGAGGAGGAAAACCCCCACGACCGGCTCTCTCCCTCGTTGAGCGCCCTGGTCATCGTCTCCCATGTCAAGGATGGGGTCGAGCTGGCCCAGCGTTACCATCTGAAGCGGCCTATCGTGGAAGGGATCCAGCAGCACCATGGCGACTCCCTGGTTTATTATTTTTATCAACGAGCCCTGCGAACGATCGAAGATTGCAAGGTCGGAATCCGGATTCTGGGAGCCTCGGAAAAGGACGTCCCGGGATTCGACGAAAGCCAGTTTCGCTATCCCGGCCCGAAGCCGCAGAGCCGGGAGGTTGGTATTCTCATGCTCGCCGACGTGGTGGAAAGCGCTTCGCGCTGCTTGGAAAAGCCGACCGCGCAACAGATCGAAGAGATGGTGCACGAGCTGGTCGAGAAAAAGCTCGCCGACCATCAACTCGACGAGTGCGATCTCACCCTTAAGGAGTTGCGTGCGATCGAGGCAACTCTGAGCTTTACGCTGAAGACGATGTTGCACAGCCGCCTCCGGTATCCGCAGAAGGAAAAAGATGGTGCCGAAGCTCTTCCTGTACAATCGGCAACGCCAGGTGCGCCTCTCCCCCCGAGCCTTGCTACGCCAGTGGCAGATGGCTCTTCGGCGAATCGGGACACGCGGCAGACCGTTGCCTACGAGCATTGA
- a CDS encoding PhoH family protein yields MTRETLAFDGPRDVAEILGNESKNVRILEEAFSVKVTTREGWVRIEGTPDGVAKATQAFRQLKDARHQGVSIGKRELLYTVDAVERGDGVDLATLQKQALRPSPNGASILARTPGQRAYVAALRSHELVFGVGPAGTGKTYLAVAAAVAAHRAQEVQRIVLTRPAVEAGEALGFLPGQVEEKIFPYLRPLYDALQDMLPSEELQRYLSRGWIEIAPLAFMRGRTLSHCFVILDEAQNTTPEQMFMLLTRMGPDSRCVVTGDPTQIDLPRGRRSGLLEAVSALRGQQGISICEFSEQDVVRHELVRRILEAYRTHRERARRGGGGA; encoded by the coding sequence ATGACACGGGAGACCCTGGCGTTTGACGGGCCGAGGGATGTGGCGGAGATACTCGGCAATGAATCGAAGAATGTCCGCATCCTCGAAGAGGCCTTCTCGGTCAAAGTGACTACCCGGGAAGGCTGGGTACGCATCGAGGGGACGCCCGATGGGGTGGCGAAGGCTACGCAAGCCTTCCGCCAGCTCAAGGATGCCCGGCATCAGGGCGTGAGCATCGGAAAACGGGAGCTGCTGTACACCGTGGACGCTGTGGAGCGAGGAGACGGAGTCGATCTGGCCACGTTGCAGAAGCAAGCCTTGCGCCCTTCTCCCAACGGGGCGTCGATTCTGGCGCGTACACCCGGTCAGCGAGCCTACGTGGCGGCGCTACGCAGCCATGAGCTCGTGTTCGGGGTGGGGCCGGCAGGAACGGGGAAGACCTACTTAGCGGTCGCCGCCGCCGTGGCGGCGCATCGGGCGCAGGAGGTGCAGCGGATCGTGCTGACCCGACCCGCAGTGGAAGCTGGAGAAGCCTTGGGCTTTCTCCCGGGCCAAGTGGAGGAAAAAATCTTTCCCTATCTTCGTCCTCTTTATGACGCCTTGCAGGATATGCTCCCTTCCGAAGAGCTGCAGCGCTATCTGAGCCGAGGCTGGATCGAGATCGCGCCGCTGGCGTTCATGCGAGGCCGGACCCTGTCCCATTGTTTCGTAATCTTGGATGAGGCGCAGAACACCACTCCGGAGCAGATGTTCATGCTGCTGACCCGCATGGGCCCGGACTCCCGGTGTGTCGTCACCGGAGATCCTACGCAAATCGATCTTCCCCGGGGTCGGCGGTCGGGCCTGCTCGAAGCCGTTTCCGCCCTCCGGGGGCAACAAGGGATCTCGATTTGCGAATTTTCGGAACAGGACGTAGTCCGCCATGAGCTGGTCCGGCGCATCCTCGAGGCGTATCGCACGCATCGCGAGCGAGCGCGGCGCGGGGGAGGCGGCGCATGA
- the glgA gene encoding glycogen synthase GlgA: MNILFAATELAPYAKTGGLADVLAALPAALRGRGHSVACVLPLFRSIRDTLADLRPTDLVLHAPLGEGRHSARIWEGRTDRDVRLFLVEKDEFFDRTYLYGRPGEDYADNASRFFFFSKIIPLLARHVRPAPEILHLHDWHTGLVPVFVRSARLPYRTVFTIHNLAYQGVFWGLDFPLTNLPAEYFTPEGIEFHQHINCLKAAIVFADRLTTVSPHYAQEIQTPEFGCGLDAVLRERKYKLSGILNGADYSRWDPSRDPLLPMPYSENSLGAKQISKDRLAKQVGWEPFRAPLFCMISRLTEQKGIQLLLDVAPELRKEGDHLVVLGEGDPGWEEKLRDLARAFPENIVVHIGFDEAFAHLLLAASDFLLMPSLFEPCGLTQLYALRYGTLPIARETGGLADTILPWDPATGRGTGFLFSSPTSAAFFEAIQKARTVYQNLPCLETMRREAMRQEFSWDRSAAAYEELYRGMLA; this comes from the coding sequence ATGAATATCCTTTTCGCCGCGACGGAGCTTGCTCCCTATGCGAAGACCGGGGGACTGGCGGATGTGTTGGCCGCCCTTCCGGCGGCGCTGCGCGGGCGCGGCCACTCGGTCGCCTGCGTCCTTCCGCTCTTCCGTTCGATCCGGGATACGCTTGCGGACTTAAGGCCCACCGATCTCGTTCTCCACGCTCCGTTAGGTGAGGGACGACATAGTGCCCGGATCTGGGAAGGCCGCACCGATCGGGACGTTCGCCTCTTTCTTGTGGAAAAGGACGAGTTTTTCGACCGGACCTACCTGTACGGCCGTCCCGGAGAAGACTACGCAGACAATGCGAGCCGGTTCTTTTTCTTTTCCAAGATCATACCCCTGCTCGCCCGGCATGTTCGACCGGCCCCGGAGATCCTCCACCTCCATGACTGGCACACCGGTCTGGTTCCGGTCTTCGTCCGCTCCGCGCGTCTCCCGTACCGAACGGTGTTCACGATTCACAACCTCGCCTACCAAGGGGTCTTTTGGGGCTTGGACTTCCCCCTGACCAACCTGCCGGCGGAGTACTTTACGCCGGAAGGAATCGAGTTTCACCAGCACATCAACTGCCTGAAAGCCGCGATCGTCTTTGCCGATCGGCTCACCACCGTGAGCCCGCACTATGCCCAGGAAATCCAGACGCCGGAATTCGGCTGCGGGCTCGACGCCGTGCTGCGGGAGCGGAAGTACAAGCTCTCCGGGATTCTCAACGGCGCCGACTACAGCCGTTGGGACCCGAGCCGCGACCCCCTCCTCCCCATGCCTTACTCGGAGAACAGCCTAGGCGCCAAGCAGATTTCGAAGGACCGGCTGGCTAAGCAAGTCGGGTGGGAGCCCTTCCGGGCGCCGCTTTTTTGCATGATCTCCCGGCTCACCGAGCAAAAAGGCATTCAACTCCTGCTCGATGTCGCCCCCGAACTCCGGAAGGAAGGGGATCACCTTGTCGTGCTGGGAGAAGGCGATCCCGGCTGGGAGGAGAAGCTGCGCGATCTGGCTCGCGCATTCCCCGAGAACATTGTGGTTCATATCGGGTTCGACGAAGCCTTCGCCCACCTCCTGTTGGCCGCCTCCGACTTTCTTCTCATGCCTTCCCTTTTCGAGCCGTGCGGCCTGACGCAGCTCTATGCCCTCCGTTACGGGACGCTCCCAATCGCGCGCGAGACCGGAGGGTTGGCCGACACCATCCTTCCTTGGGATCCGGCGACGGGTCGAGGGACCGGATTTCTCTTTTCGTCCCCGACCAGCGCGGCTTTTTTCGAAGCCATCCAGAAGGCAAGGACCGTCTATCAAAACCTCCCTTGCCTGGAAACCATGCGCCGGGAAGCCATGCGCCAGGAGTTCTCTTGGGATCGAAGCGCGGCCGCTTATGAAGAACTCTACCGTGGGATGCTCGCGTGA
- a CDS encoding NADPH-dependent FMN reductase, which translates to MLAILIGTNRLGSRARIVGAQIARLYAALGEQVRPIDLGFLPAAVGSPRAYAEKPAEVLRFASLLQAVLGVVVVLPEYNGSIPGILKLFLDLLPHPSPLDGKPTCMVGVARGRFGGLRAVDDLQRHLVYRRAHLYPDTVLLSDIEKLLGSEARIEDPAAVKRLREQAEGFLRFVRKLQGSSPADPP; encoded by the coding sequence GTGCTGGCGATCCTGATCGGAACGAATCGCTTGGGGAGCCGCGCGCGGATCGTCGGCGCGCAAATCGCCCGGCTATATGCGGCGCTGGGAGAGCAAGTGCGCCCGATCGATCTCGGATTCCTGCCGGCGGCCGTGGGGAGCCCGCGCGCGTACGCCGAGAAGCCGGCGGAGGTCCTCCGGTTTGCTTCGCTCTTGCAAGCGGTGCTAGGGGTCGTCGTTGTGCTTCCGGAATACAACGGGAGCATCCCGGGCATCCTCAAGCTCTTCCTCGATCTTCTGCCGCACCCTAGTCCTTTGGACGGCAAGCCGACCTGCATGGTGGGCGTGGCGCGGGGCCGGTTCGGCGGCCTGCGGGCGGTCGACGATCTGCAGAGACATCTCGTCTACCGAAGAGCCCATCTTTACCCCGACACGGTTCTTCTCTCGGATATCGAGAAGCTGCTCGGGTCCGAGGCGAGGATCGAGGACCCGGCCGCCGTAAAGCGGCTGCGGGAGCAGGCGGAAGGATTTCTGCGCTTTGTAAGGAAGCTGCAGGGAAGCTCGCCTGCGGATCCTCCCTGA
- the ald gene encoding alanine dehydrogenase, which translates to MHIGVPKERKRGENRVALTPAGVHALVQAGHAVTVEEEAGLLSGFSDAEYSRAGGRIGDWEECWRADLVVKVKEPDDSELAFLREGLLLFSYLHLAANRRLTEALASRGVTSLAYETLQLSDGSLPLLIPMSEVAGRVAVQAGAHFLESAQGGSGILLGGVPGVRPGRVVVIGGGTVGTQAARIAAGMGAEVLLFDQSPVRLRLLDDLFGGRIRTAVVTPYYLEEELQRADLVIGAVLVPGALAPKIVSRRMVQQMRRGSVVMDISIDQGGCIETVTHATTHDDPVFSVDGILHYAVANIPAAVPRTSTFALTNATLPWIRILAAEGIAAAKTHPELRSAINTLGGKVTCPGVAEAFGWQAADLDKILR; encoded by the coding sequence ATGCACATCGGCGTCCCGAAGGAGCGAAAGAGAGGCGAAAACCGAGTCGCCCTCACGCCCGCCGGCGTTCACGCCCTGGTGCAGGCCGGCCATGCGGTTACGGTCGAGGAGGAAGCCGGCCTGCTGAGCGGCTTTTCCGATGCGGAATACTCCCGGGCGGGCGGGCGGATCGGCGATTGGGAAGAGTGCTGGCGAGCCGACCTCGTGGTGAAGGTGAAGGAGCCCGACGATTCGGAACTCGCCTTCCTCCGGGAAGGGCTTCTCCTCTTCTCGTATCTCCATCTGGCCGCCAACCGCCGGCTGACCGAAGCGCTCGCTTCCCGGGGCGTGACGTCCCTGGCCTACGAGACGCTGCAACTCTCCGACGGCAGCCTGCCCCTGCTTATACCCATGAGCGAGGTCGCCGGAAGGGTGGCCGTGCAAGCGGGCGCCCATTTTCTCGAGAGCGCGCAAGGGGGCTCCGGAATCCTGCTCGGCGGGGTGCCCGGCGTTCGGCCTGGACGAGTTGTCGTCATCGGCGGCGGCACGGTCGGCACACAGGCGGCTCGGATCGCGGCAGGCATGGGGGCCGAGGTACTCCTCTTCGACCAGAGTCCGGTCCGGTTGCGGTTGCTCGACGACCTCTTCGGCGGCCGGATCCGCACCGCGGTGGTCACCCCGTACTACTTGGAAGAGGAGCTTCAACGTGCGGATCTGGTGATCGGTGCCGTCCTGGTTCCTGGTGCACTTGCGCCGAAGATTGTTTCTCGCCGGATGGTCCAGCAGATGCGGCGCGGTTCGGTCGTGATGGACATATCCATCGATCAGGGCGGCTGCATCGAGACGGTCACACACGCGACGACCCATGACGATCCAGTCTTCTCCGTGGACGGGATCCTCCACTATGCGGTGGCCAACATCCCCGCAGCCGTTCCCCGGACCTCGACCTTCGCGCTCACCAATGCCACGCTTCCTTGGATCCGGATTCTGGCCGCCGAAGGCATCGCGGCGGCGAAAACGCATCCGGAGCTCCGTTCCGCCATCAATACGCTCGGCGGCAAGGTGACCTGCCCGGGGGTGGCCGAAGCCTTCGGATGGCAGGCGGCCGACCTGGACAAGATCCTCCGCTAG
- a CDS encoding biotin/lipoate A/B protein ligase family protein produces the protein MTSPPAPREGGGAGVWRLLRHGPGGRAWNMAVDEALLRSSPRPLLRIYAWAEDAVSIGYFQPWAEVPAGRPFVRRWTGGGLVDHAADLTYTVIVPRSHPVAGLSTLDAYRLFHTAVCRALLSLGFSAELAAASAPGSSAHCFSRPVRFDVMAGGKKIAGGAQRRTREGLLHQGSILWWASDRDRLASALPSALASLLGAELQPDRLAPEEARLAERLERERYATESWNRQR, from the coding sequence ATGACCTCTCCGCCCGCTCCCCGGGAAGGCGGAGGAGCGGGAGTCTGGCGGCTCCTCCGGCACGGCCCCGGGGGCCGTGCCTGGAATATGGCTGTGGACGAGGCCCTTCTGCGATCCTCTCCGCGCCCGCTCCTTCGGATCTACGCGTGGGCTGAGGATGCCGTAAGCATCGGCTACTTTCAGCCGTGGGCAGAGGTTCCGGCGGGCCGTCCGTTCGTCCGCCGCTGGACAGGAGGGGGACTGGTCGATCACGCCGCCGACCTGACGTACACGGTGATCGTCCCGCGCAGCCATCCTGTTGCGGGGCTTTCGACCTTGGACGCGTATCGGCTTTTCCATACCGCCGTTTGCCGGGCCCTCCTCTCGCTCGGGTTTTCCGCCGAATTGGCCGCCGCAAGCGCGCCCGGCTCTTCGGCCCACTGCTTCTCCCGCCCTGTGCGTTTCGACGTGATGGCGGGGGGCAAGAAGATCGCCGGCGGGGCCCAGCGGCGGACGCGCGAGGGGCTCCTTCACCAGGGTAGCATCCTTTGGTGGGCGTCGGATCGCGATCGTCTCGCCTCCGCTCTCCCATCGGCGCTGGCGTCCCTCCTCGGGGCGGAACTTCAACCTGATCGGCTCGCCCCGGAGGAAGCTCGGCTGGCCGAGCGCCTCGAGCGGGAGCGATACGCGACCGAGTCGTGGAACCGGCAGCGGTGA
- a CDS encoding dienelactone hydrolase family protein — protein MSDFGADDIAYLSIPDSPPVAAVVLVPGMWGLDDRIKLCADRLARQGFVALAVDLFNGQVPPDARIAADLERSLRGESCFRVIRAGIRFVRESPRFRTDRVALMGWEVGAGFVLELLLVEKGIDAGVLFYGPLELDRGKLAKLRTPVCGIYGDRDPSIPKEELLRFTKIVEEEHKPFDLHVFPAGSSFADPRSPSFDPVSAEAAWNIAAHFLDRNLAEAGGPKKNGGWLDLFRMSEKK, from the coding sequence TTGAGCGATTTCGGCGCGGATGATATCGCCTATCTTTCGATTCCCGACAGCCCGCCCGTGGCGGCGGTCGTTTTGGTCCCCGGCATGTGGGGGTTGGACGACCGGATCAAGCTTTGTGCCGACCGGTTGGCCCGGCAGGGATTCGTCGCCTTGGCCGTCGATCTCTTCAATGGACAGGTTCCTCCCGACGCGCGGATCGCCGCCGACTTGGAACGAAGTTTGCGGGGCGAGTCTTGCTTCCGCGTCATCCGGGCGGGCATCCGGTTCGTGCGGGAGAGCCCGCGTTTCCGGACGGACCGGGTGGCGTTGATGGGCTGGGAGGTCGGCGCGGGCTTCGTCCTCGAGCTGCTTCTCGTCGAAAAGGGGATCGACGCCGGGGTGTTGTTCTATGGTCCCCTCGAGCTCGATCGGGGAAAGCTGGCGAAGCTCAGGACTCCGGTTTGCGGAATCTACGGAGACCGCGATCCTTCCATCCCCAAGGAGGAGCTCCTTCGCTTCACCAAGATCGTGGAAGAGGAACATAAGCCTTTCGACCTGCATGTCTTCCCCGCCGGAAGCAGTTTCGCCGATCCGCGCAGCCCGAGCTTCGACCCGGTCAGCGCGGAGGCGGCATGGAACATCGCGGCGCACTTTTTGGATCGCAATCTGGCGGAAGCCGGAGGCCCGAAGAAGAACGGGGGATGGCTCGATCTTTTCCGCATGAGCGAAAAGAAATGA
- a CDS encoding Glu/Leu/Phe/Val dehydrogenase codes for MRFLLDNPTFAMACRQFDQAADLLDLPQDLRERTKWPKRMVTVAVPVRRDSGEVTVFNGYRVQHHLSLGPTKGGIRYAPTVDLGEVSALAMWMSWKCALMGLPYGGAKGGVACDPRELSRRECEALTRRYTQELIPFLGSHSDIPAPDLGTDEQVMAWMMDTYSNHAGYAVPEIVTGKPVSIGGSLGRREATGRGVAFLVNRAAELLKLPSPLRVIVQGFGNVGCHAALELARTGASIVGISDRTGAVYRAGGIDLAALQRHVAREGGVQGFSEADPIDGEEILVQPCDVLIPAAVERVIRADVAGRIRCRILAEGANGPTTPEADGVLAERPEIFVLPDILCNAGGVVVSYFEWVQDLQSFFWSEKEIYDALFRILTDALAKILKRAEQRRVSTRMAALMIGIERVAEAKRIRGLFP; via the coding sequence ATGCGCTTTCTTCTGGACAACCCGACCTTTGCCATGGCCTGCCGGCAGTTCGATCAAGCCGCGGACCTTCTCGATCTTCCTCAGGACCTGCGCGAGCGGACCAAATGGCCGAAGCGGATGGTGACCGTAGCGGTTCCCGTGCGCCGCGATTCCGGGGAGGTCACCGTGTTCAACGGGTATCGGGTGCAGCACCATCTTTCCTTGGGACCGACCAAGGGAGGGATCCGGTATGCTCCCACTGTCGACTTGGGGGAGGTATCCGCGCTTGCCATGTGGATGAGCTGGAAGTGCGCGTTAATGGGGCTTCCGTACGGGGGAGCCAAGGGGGGAGTCGCCTGCGATCCGCGGGAGCTCAGCCGGAGGGAATGCGAGGCGTTGACGCGCCGGTATACCCAGGAGCTTATCCCGTTCCTCGGCTCCCACTCGGATATTCCAGCGCCGGATTTGGGCACGGACGAGCAGGTGATGGCCTGGATGATGGATACCTACTCCAACCATGCCGGCTATGCGGTCCCGGAGATCGTCACCGGGAAGCCGGTCTCGATCGGTGGTTCTCTAGGCCGCCGCGAGGCGACTGGCAGAGGAGTCGCTTTCCTCGTGAATCGGGCCGCCGAGCTGCTCAAGCTCCCTTCTCCCTTGCGGGTGATCGTGCAAGGATTCGGCAACGTTGGTTGCCATGCCGCTCTCGAGCTCGCCCGCACCGGAGCGAGCATCGTCGGGATCTCCGACCGGACCGGTGCGGTCTATCGTGCCGGAGGGATCGATCTGGCCGCCCTGCAGCGGCATGTCGCGCGCGAGGGCGGCGTTCAGGGTTTTTCGGAAGCCGACCCGATCGATGGGGAGGAGATTCTGGTTCAGCCGTGCGATGTCCTGATTCCGGCCGCGGTCGAGCGGGTGATCAGGGCAGACGTTGCCGGAAGAATCCGATGCCGCATCCTCGCCGAAGGAGCTAACGGCCCGACGACACCGGAAGCGGACGGCGTGCTGGCGGAGCGGCCGGAGATCTTCGTCCTGCCGGACATCCTCTGCAACGCGGGCGGGGTGGTCGTGAGCTACTTCGAGTGGGTGCAGGATCTCCAGAGCTTCTTCTGGTCGGAGAAGGAGATCTACGATGCGCTCTTCCGCATCCTGACGGATGCTCTGGCGAAGATTCTCAAGCGGGCGGAACAGCGGAGGGTTTCCACGCGGATGGCCGCTTTGATGATCGGGATCGAGCGGGTGGCGGAGGCTAAGAGGATTCGAGGGCTCTTCCCGTGA
- a CDS encoding aminodeoxychorismate/anthranilate synthase component II, translating into MLLVVDNYDSFTYNLVQYFGELGEDPVVFRHDAIDVAGVARLAPDWIVLSPGPKTPREAGICCEVIRSLGASVPILGVCLGHQCIGEAFGGRVVRAARLMHGKTSPIYHRNQGIFAGLPSPFEATRYHSLLVERESLPGCLMITAESDQGEIMGLQHCSLPIYGVQFHPESILTREGKRILENFLSLRPDARRKRRPAGKPQC; encoded by the coding sequence ATGCTGCTGGTCGTCGACAACTACGATTCGTTCACCTACAACCTCGTCCAATACTTCGGCGAGCTGGGAGAGGACCCCGTCGTCTTCCGCCACGACGCGATCGATGTCGCCGGCGTCGCCCGCCTGGCCCCCGACTGGATCGTTCTTTCGCCGGGGCCGAAGACCCCTAGGGAGGCCGGCATCTGCTGCGAGGTGATTCGATCGTTGGGCGCGAGTGTGCCGATCCTCGGGGTATGCCTTGGACACCAGTGTATCGGCGAAGCCTTTGGAGGCCGCGTGGTCCGCGCCGCGCGCTTGATGCACGGGAAGACTTCGCCGATCTACCACCGGAACCAGGGAATCTTCGCGGGGTTGCCTTCCCCCTTCGAAGCGACCCGGTACCATTCGCTCTTGGTCGAGCGGGAGAGTCTCCCCGGCTGCCTGATGATCACCGCGGAGAGCGATCAGGGAGAGATCATGGGCTTGCAGCATTGCAGCCTCCCGATCTACGGCGTGCAGTTTCATCCGGAATCGATCCTCACTCGGGAAGGCAAGCGAATACTGGAGAACTTTCTCTCTTTGCGCCCCGACGCCCGGCGCAAGCGCCGGCCCGCCGGTAAGCCGCAGTGTTGA
- the trpE gene encoding anthranilate synthase component I, which translates to MVTPGRKAFLELAKSGNLIPVYREIVADLDTPVSAFAKLGADRPFAFLLESAEGGRFGRYSFLGVDPLLVLTIRAGRMRIDYRDGRTEEYACREDPLGELQRLMSRFQPVVLEELPLFSGGAVGFLGYESATYFEPTVPRAPMADLGTPDLLFLLADTLMAFDHHQRRIQLIAQAWVRDDPEAALAAAVERIDRMQEALSRGIQRPSLLRPEPALDLPYTVNMEPEEYVRMTERMAEYIRAGDIFQVVPSQRLEVEFAGDPLDLYRALRLVNPSPYMFCLRLGEFSLVGSSPEIHVRCRDGKVLMRPIAGTRPRPEDPREEEAVIRELLADPKERAEHVMLLDLARNDLGRVCSYDSVRVADFFTIEKYSHVLHIVSSVEGRLRPDMNSFDVLRATFPAGTVTGAPKVRAMQIIAELEPTERGPYAGVVGYFGFSGALDSCIAIRTVLLRKGKAYLQAGGGLVADSTPWGEYRESLNKAKAGLKALALASTLR; encoded by the coding sequence GTGGTGACCCCGGGGCGGAAGGCTTTCCTGGAGCTGGCGAAGAGCGGCAACCTCATTCCCGTCTACCGGGAGATCGTCGCGGACCTCGACACCCCCGTTTCGGCCTTCGCCAAGCTGGGCGCGGATCGGCCGTTCGCCTTTCTTTTGGAATCGGCCGAGGGAGGTCGCTTCGGCCGTTACTCGTTTCTCGGGGTCGATCCGCTCCTGGTGCTGACCATCCGGGCGGGACGGATGCGGATCGACTATCGGGATGGGCGGACCGAAGAGTACGCGTGCCGCGAAGATCCGCTGGGCGAGCTGCAGCGCCTGATGAGCCGGTTCCAACCGGTCGTTCTAGAGGAGCTTCCCCTGTTTAGCGGAGGGGCGGTGGGATTCCTCGGGTACGAGAGCGCAACCTACTTCGAACCGACGGTGCCTCGTGCGCCTATGGCCGATCTCGGAACGCCCGATCTCCTTTTCCTCCTGGCGGACACGCTGATGGCCTTCGATCACCACCAACGGCGGATTCAGCTTATCGCGCAGGCGTGGGTGCGCGACGATCCCGAGGCGGCGCTCGCTGCGGCGGTAGAACGGATCGACCGGATGCAAGAGGCCCTCAGCCGCGGGATTCAGCGACCCTCGCTCCTGCGGCCGGAGCCGGCTTTGGACCTGCCGTATACGGTCAACATGGAGCCCGAGGAGTACGTCCGCATGACCGAGAGGATGGCGGAGTATATCCGAGCCGGCGACATCTTTCAGGTCGTCCCTTCGCAAAGGCTCGAGGTCGAATTTGCCGGAGACCCCTTGGATCTCTATCGGGCACTGCGCTTGGTCAATCCTTCTCCCTACATGTTTTGCCTGCGCCTCGGAGAATTTTCTCTTGTCGGCTCATCGCCCGAAATCCACGTCCGCTGCCGGGACGGCAAGGTGCTCATGCGTCCGATTGCGGGAACCCGGCCTCGGCCCGAGGATCCCCGGGAGGAGGAAGCCGTCATCCGCGAGCTCCTGGCCGACCCCAAGGAGCGGGCGGAGCACGTGATGCTCCTCGATTTGGCTCGCAACGACTTGGGGCGCGTCTGCTCTTACGACTCGGTGCGGGTGGCCGATTTCTTCACGATAGAGAAGTACAGCCACGTTCTCCATATCGTCTCGAGCGTGGAAGGGAGGCTGCGGCCGGACATGAACTCCTTCGATGTGCTTCGTGCCACCTTTCCGGCGGGTACCGTCACCGGAGCTCCGAAGGTTCGGGCGATGCAGATCATTGCAGAGCTCGAGCCGACCGAGCGGGGGCCGTACGCCGGAGTCGTCGGCTACTTCGGATTTTCGGGGGCGCTCGATTCCTGCATTGCAATCCGGACCGTCCTTCTCCGCAAGGGGAAAGCTTATCTTCAAGCCGGAGGAGGCCTGGTAGCCGATTCGACCCCATGGGGGGAATATCGCGAATCCCTCAATAAGGCGAAGGCGGGCTTGAAGGCCCTTGCGCTGGCAAGCACTCTTCGTTAA